The Rana temporaria chromosome 4, aRanTem1.1, whole genome shotgun sequence genome contains a region encoding:
- the LOC120935776 gene encoding protein BZZ1-like — protein MKNNRLKDTATASLMTASTPQVPGTTKRPLATHTTIKRATVRRLIAIYIFSLFMLLFINDVYARCVRVEESWQNRKHIITIDFCGGQPIELNGMPETVWKPLDQHSHDSTSQEDCKLCVKSPLPPFSSILAAAVESLDWITKQPHGTLGRVLWNAAKKFQHPQILVNREGEQRGPERQTNNQAPRARSAALPGRVSFQRFTVNMPHKFTIRTYFVPTFCNHCGSLLWGLIRQGLQCKGCKMNIHRRCESITPPNCKMDSPADLGITPDEMSAAGQK, from the exons ATGAAGAACAACAGGTTAAAAGACACAGCAACAGCATCTCTGATGACTGCATCTACTCCACAAGTTCCTGGCACAACAAAGCGCCCCCTGGCTACTCACACAACGATCAAG AGAGCTACTGTGAGACGTCTTATTGCCATTTATATCTTTTCACTGTTCATGCTGCTTTTTATCAATGATGTGTATGCCAG gTGTGTCAGAGTGGAAGAGTCGTGGCAGAACAGAAAACACATCATAACAATCGACTTCTGTGGAG ggcagcccattgaattGAATGGGATGCCAGAGACTGTATGGAAGCCATTGGATCAACATAGCCATGACAGTACATCTCAGGAG GATTGTAAACTGTGTGTGAAATCCccactccctcccttctcctccatcCTGGCAGCAGCTGTAGAGAGCCTGGACTGGATAACAAAACAGCCGCATGGAACACTGGGACGTGTACTCTGGAATGCAGCAAAAAAGTTTCAACACCCACAAATCCTGGTAAACAGGGAAGGAGAGCAGAGAGGGCCAGAGAGACAGACAAACAACCAAGCGCCCAGAGCAAGATCTGCTGCACTGCCAGGACGG GTGAGCTTCCAGCGTTTTACTGTTAACATGCCTCACAAGTTTACCATCCGCACCTACTTCGTCCCTACATTTTGTAATCACTGTGGTTCATTATTATGGGGCTTAATACGACAAGGTTTACAATGCAAAG GGTGTAAAATGAACATACACAGACGCTGTGAATCCATTACGCCACCAAACTGCAAGATGGACTCTCCAGCGGACCTTGGCATCACACCAGATGAAATGTCAGCTGCTGGGCAAAAG taa